From Pseudomonas vanderleydeniana, the proteins below share one genomic window:
- the glpE gene encoding thiosulfate sulfurtransferase GlpE, giving the protein MSEFKRIPPEQAQALREQGAVVVDIRDPQAFALNHITGSKHLDNHSLHDFITQADLDKPLVVCCYHGNSSQSAAAYLAGQGFSEVYSLDGGFELWRTTYPAEIAQDISE; this is encoded by the coding sequence ATGAGCGAATTCAAACGCATCCCCCCCGAACAAGCCCAGGCCCTGCGCGAGCAGGGCGCCGTAGTCGTCGACATCCGTGATCCCCAGGCGTTTGCCCTGAACCACATCACCGGGTCGAAGCACCTGGACAACCACTCGCTGCACGATTTCATCACCCAGGCCGACCTGGATAAGCCACTGGTGGTGTGCTGCTACCACGGCAACTCCAGCCAGAGTGCGGCAGCCTATCTGGCCGGCCAGGGCTTCTCCGAGGTCTATAGCCTGGACGGTGGCTTCGAACTCTGGCGTACGACCTATCCTGCGGAAATCGCTCAGGATATTTCCGAATAA
- a CDS encoding PrkA family serine protein kinase: protein MSIFSHFQQRFESTRQEELTLQEYLELCKKDRSAYASAAERMLLAIGEPELLDTSTNSRLSRIFSNKVIRRYPAFEDFHGMEECIDQIVSYFRHAAQGLEEKKQILYLLGPVGGGKSSLAEKLKQLIEKVPFYAIKGSPVFESPLGLFNATEDGAILEEDFGIPRRYLNTIMSPWATKRLAEFGGDISQFRVVKLYPSILNQIAVAKTEPGDENNQDISALVGKVDIRKLEEFPQNDADAYSYSGALCRANQGLMEFVEMFKAPIKVLHPLLTATQEGNYNSTEGLGAIPFTGVLLAHSNESEWHTFRNNKNNEAFIDRIYIVKVPYCLRVSDEVKIYDKLLHNSSLSKAHCAPDTLRMLAQFTVLSRLKEPENSNIYSKMRVYDGENLKDTDPKAKSIQEYRDAAGVDEGMNGLSTRFAFKILSKVFNFDPHEIAANPVHLLYVLEQQIEQEQFQAETRERYLRYLKEYLAPRYIEFIGKEIQTAYLESYSEYGQNIFDRYVLYADFWIQDQEYRDPETGEILNRVALNEELEKIEKPAGISNPKDFRNEIVNFVLRARANNNGKNPTWLSYEKLRVVIEKKMFSNTEDLLPVISFNAKASKEDQQKHNDFVTRMVERGYTDKQVRLLSEWYLRVRKSQ, encoded by the coding sequence ATGAGCATATTCAGCCATTTCCAACAACGCTTCGAATCCACACGGCAGGAAGAACTCACGCTGCAGGAGTATCTTGAGCTGTGCAAGAAGGATCGCAGCGCCTACGCCTCGGCAGCCGAAAGGATGCTACTGGCAATCGGCGAGCCAGAACTGCTGGATACGTCCACCAACTCACGGCTGTCGCGTATTTTCTCCAACAAGGTGATCCGTCGTTATCCGGCCTTTGAAGACTTCCATGGCATGGAGGAATGCATCGACCAGATCGTTTCGTATTTCCGCCATGCCGCCCAGGGCCTGGAAGAGAAGAAACAGATCCTCTATCTGCTCGGCCCGGTGGGGGGCGGCAAGTCCTCCCTGGCGGAAAAACTGAAACAGCTGATCGAGAAGGTCCCCTTCTACGCCATCAAGGGCTCGCCGGTCTTCGAATCGCCGCTGGGCCTGTTCAACGCCACCGAGGACGGTGCGATCCTCGAGGAGGACTTCGGCATCCCCCGGCGCTACCTGAACACCATCATGTCGCCCTGGGCGACCAAGCGCCTGGCCGAGTTCGGCGGCGACATCAGCCAGTTCCGCGTGGTCAAGCTCTACCCTTCGATCCTCAACCAGATCGCCGTGGCCAAGACCGAGCCCGGTGACGAGAACAACCAGGACATCTCGGCGCTGGTCGGCAAGGTCGATATCCGCAAGCTGGAGGAGTTCCCGCAGAACGACGCCGACGCCTACAGCTACTCGGGTGCCCTGTGCCGGGCCAACCAGGGCCTGATGGAATTCGTCGAGATGTTCAAGGCACCGATCAAGGTGCTGCACCCACTGCTGACCGCCACCCAGGAAGGCAACTACAACAGCACCGAGGGCCTGGGCGCGATTCCGTTCACCGGCGTGCTGCTGGCCCACTCCAACGAATCGGAATGGCACACCTTCCGCAACAACAAGAACAACGAGGCCTTCATCGACCGGATCTACATCGTCAAGGTTCCGTACTGCCTGCGGGTCAGCGACGAGGTGAAGATCTACGACAAGCTGCTGCACAACAGCTCGCTGTCCAAGGCCCACTGCGCGCCCGACACCCTGCGCATGCTCGCCCAGTTCACCGTGCTCTCGCGTCTGAAAGAGCCGGAAAACTCGAACATCTATTCGAAAATGCGCGTCTATGACGGGGAAAACCTCAAGGACACCGATCCCAAGGCCAAGTCGATCCAGGAATACCGCGACGCGGCGGGCGTCGACGAAGGCATGAACGGCCTGTCGACCCGCTTCGCGTTCAAGATCCTGTCGAAGGTCTTCAACTTCGACCCCCACGAGATCGCCGCCAACCCGGTACACCTGCTGTACGTGCTGGAACAGCAGATCGAGCAGGAACAGTTCCAGGCCGAGACCCGCGAACGCTACCTGCGTTACCTCAAGGAGTACCTGGCACCGCGCTACATCGAATTCATCGGCAAGGAAATCCAGACCGCGTACCTGGAGTCCTACAGCGAGTACGGCCAGAACATCTTCGATCGCTACGTGCTGTACGCCGACTTCTGGATCCAGGACCAGGAATACCGCGACCCGGAAACCGGCGAAATCCTCAACCGCGTTGCCCTCAACGAGGAACTGGAAAAAATCGAGAAACCGGCCGGCATCAGCAATCCGAAGGATTTCCGCAACGAGATCGTCAACTTCGTGCTGCGCGCCCGCGCCAACAACAACGGCAAGAATCCGACCTGGCTCAGCTACGAGAAGCTGCGGGTGGTGATCGAGAAGAAAATGTTCTCCAACACCGAGGATCTGTTGCCGGTCATCAGCTTCAACGCCAAGGCCAGCAAGGAGGATCAACAGAAGCACAACGACTTCGTCACCCGCATGGTCGAACGCGGCTACACCGACAAACAGGTACGCCTGCTCTCCGAGTGGTACCTGCGGGTTCGCAAGTCGCAGTAA
- a CDS encoding YeaH/YhbH family protein yields the protein MSYVIDRRLNGKNKSTVNRQRFLRRYRDHIKKAVEEAVSRRSITDMEHGEQISIPGRDIDEPVLHHGRGGKQTVVHPGNKEFTTGEHIPRPQGGGGGRGPGKAGNSGEGMDEFVFQITQEEFLEFMFEDLELPNLVKRNLTGTDTYKTVRAGISNEGNPSRINIIRTLRSAHARRIALSGSSRAKLKEAKAELERLKREEPDNFGDIQEIEAEIERLSARIHRVPFLDTFDLKYNLLVKQPNPSSKAVMFCLMDVSGSMTQATKDIAKRFFILLYLFLKRNYDKIEVVFIRHHTSAREVDEEEFFYSRETGGTIVSSALKLMQEIMAERYPTNEWNIYAAQASDGDNWNDDSPICRDILINQIMPFVQYYTYVEITPREHQALWYEYERISEAFSDTFAQQQLVSAADIYPVFRELFQRRLVT from the coding sequence ATGAGCTATGTGATCGACCGACGCCTCAATGGCAAGAACAAGAGCACGGTGAACCGCCAGCGCTTCCTGCGGCGTTACCGTGACCATATCAAGAAGGCGGTCGAGGAGGCCGTGAGCCGCCGCTCCATCACCGACATGGAACACGGCGAGCAGATCAGCATTCCCGGTCGCGACATCGACGAACCGGTGCTGCACCACGGGCGTGGTGGCAAGCAGACCGTGGTCCACCCCGGCAACAAGGAATTCACCACTGGCGAACACATCCCCCGCCCCCAGGGCGGTGGCGGTGGGCGCGGTCCCGGCAAGGCCGGCAACTCCGGGGAAGGCATGGATGAATTCGTCTTCCAGATCACCCAGGAGGAGTTCCTCGAGTTCATGTTCGAGGACCTGGAACTGCCCAACCTGGTCAAGCGCAACCTGACCGGCACAGACACCTACAAGACCGTCCGCGCCGGGATCAGCAACGAGGGCAACCCCTCGCGCATCAACATCATCCGCACCCTGCGCTCGGCCCATGCCCGCCGTATTGCCCTGTCCGGCAGCAGCCGGGCGAAACTCAAGGAGGCCAAGGCCGAACTGGAGCGGCTCAAGCGCGAAGAGCCGGACAACTTCGGCGATATCCAGGAGATCGAGGCAGAAATCGAAAGACTCAGCGCCCGTATTCACCGGGTGCCGTTTCTCGATACCTTCGACCTCAAGTACAACCTGCTGGTCAAGCAACCCAACCCCAGCTCCAAGGCCGTGATGTTCTGCCTGATGGACGTATCCGGCTCGATGACCCAGGCGACCAAGGACATCGCCAAGCGCTTCTTCATCCTGCTGTACCTGTTCCTCAAGCGTAACTACGACAAGATCGAAGTGGTGTTCATCCGCCATCACACCAGCGCCCGGGAAGTCGACGAGGAGGAATTCTTCTACTCACGGGAAACCGGCGGCACCATCGTCTCCAGCGCCCTGAAGCTGATGCAGGAGATCATGGCCGAACGCTACCCGACCAACGAATGGAACATCTATGCCGCCCAGGCTTCCGACGGCGACAACTGGAACGACGACTCTCCGATCTGTCGCGACATCCTGATCAACCAGATCATGCCGTTCGTGCAGTACTACACTTATGTAGAGATCACCCCGCGCGAACACCAGGCCCTGTGGTACGAGTACGAACGCATCAGCGAGGCGTTCAGCGATACGTTTGCCCAGCAGCAGCTGGTATCGGCCGCCGATATCTATCCGGTCTTCCGTGAACTCTTCCAGCGCAGGTTAGTGACATGA
- a CDS encoding SpoVR family protein gives MTAREQKQAKRQPLSTGSEWTFELIQAYDREISRIAERYALDTYPNQIEVITAEQMMDAYASVGMPLGYHHWSYGKHFLSTEKSYSRGQMGLAYEIVINSDPCIAYLMEENTICMQALVVAHACYGHNSFFKGNYLFRTWTDASSIIDYLVFAKQYITQCEERHGIDAVEDLLDSCHALMNYGVDRYKRPYPISAEEERRRQKDREEHLQKQINDLWRTIPKGTDKFSEKDNARFPSEPQENILYFIEKHAPLLEPWQREIVRIVRKIAQYFYPQRQTQVMNEGWATFWHYTLMNDLYDEGLVTDGFMMEFLTSHTSVVFQPGFDSPYYSGINPYALGFAMYRDIRRMCEEPTEEDRRWFPELAGSDWLSSIKFAMSSFKDESFILQYLSPKVIRDLKLFSILDDDQRDDLLVPAIHDESGYRTIRETLAAQYNLGNREPNVQIWSIDRRGDRSLTLRHQQHNRKPLGDSTEEVLKHLHRLWGFDIHLETLQGDQIMKTHHVPPKGEHGENEYGRLDLAVIHL, from the coding sequence ATGACCGCCAGAGAGCAGAAACAGGCCAAGCGCCAACCCCTTTCCACTGGCTCGGAATGGACCTTCGAGCTGATCCAGGCCTACGACCGCGAAATCAGTCGTATTGCCGAGCGCTATGCGCTGGACACCTACCCCAACCAGATCGAGGTGATTACGGCCGAGCAGATGATGGACGCCTATGCCTCGGTGGGCATGCCCCTGGGCTACCACCACTGGTCCTATGGCAAGCACTTCCTTAGCACGGAAAAATCCTACAGCCGTGGCCAGATGGGGCTGGCCTACGAGATCGTAATCAACTCGGACCCCTGCATCGCCTACCTGATGGAGGAAAACACCATCTGCATGCAGGCACTGGTAGTGGCGCACGCCTGCTACGGCCACAACAGCTTCTTCAAGGGCAACTATCTGTTCCGCACCTGGACCGACGCCAGTTCGATCATCGACTACCTGGTGTTCGCCAAGCAGTACATCACCCAGTGCGAGGAGCGTCATGGCATCGACGCGGTGGAGGACCTGCTCGACTCCTGCCACGCCCTGATGAACTACGGCGTCGATCGCTACAAACGACCCTACCCGATCTCCGCGGAAGAGGAACGGCGCCGGCAGAAAGACCGCGAAGAACACTTGCAGAAGCAGATCAACGACCTGTGGCGAACCATTCCCAAGGGCACGGATAAATTCAGCGAGAAGGACAACGCCCGCTTCCCGTCCGAGCCGCAGGAGAACATTCTCTATTTCATCGAGAAACACGCACCGCTGCTGGAGCCCTGGCAGCGGGAAATCGTGCGGATCGTGCGCAAGATCGCTCAATACTTCTACCCGCAACGCCAGACCCAGGTGATGAACGAGGGCTGGGCCACGTTCTGGCACTACACCCTGATGAACGACCTCTACGACGAAGGCCTGGTCACAGACGGTTTCATGATGGAGTTCCTCACTTCCCACACCAGCGTCGTGTTCCAACCCGGCTTCGACAGCCCCTACTACAGTGGCATCAACCCCTATGCGCTGGGCTTCGCGATGTACCGGGACATCCGCAGGATGTGCGAGGAGCCGACCGAGGAAGATCGTCGCTGGTTCCCCGAGCTGGCCGGCAGCGACTGGTTGTCGAGCATCAAGTTCGCCATGAGCAGCTTCAAGGACGAGAGTTTCATCCTGCAGTACCTGTCGCCCAAGGTCATTCGCGACCTGAAGCTGTTCAGCATCCTCGACGATGATCAGCGCGACGACCTGCTGGTACCCGCCATCCATGACGAAAGCGGCTACCGAACCATCCGCGAGACCCTGGCCGCACAATACAACCTGGGCAACCGCGAACCCAACGTGCAGATCTGGAGCATCGACCGCCGCGGCGATCGTTCGCTCACCCTGCGCCACCAGCAACACAACCGCAAACCCCTGGGCGACTCGACCGAGGAGGTACTCAAGCATCTGCACCGCCTGTGGGGCTTCGACATCCACCTGGAAACCCTGCAGGGCGACCAGATCATGAAGACCCATCACGTACCGCCCAAGGGCGAGCATGGTGAAAACGAATACGGTCGACTGGACCTGGCCGTCATTCACCTCTAA
- a CDS encoding multifunctional CCA addition/repair protein has product MQIYKVGGAVRDRLLGRPVTDVDWVVVGATSEEMLAQGFRPVGADFPVFLHPRSGEEYALARTERKSGRGYGGFTFHASPEVTLEEDLIRRDLTINAMAEDDHGRLTDPYHGQQDLENRLLRHVSPAFAEDPLRVLRVARFAARYAGLGFTVAPQTLALMRELAESGELEALTPERSWKEISRALMEEQPQVFIQVLRDCGALAVLFPELDALFGVPQPAAHHPEIDTGLHTLSVLEQAARHQQPLTVRWACLLHDLGKGLTPEQEWPRHIAHEARGLTPIKDVNERYKVPRDCQELALLVCEYHTHAHRALELKASTLLELLQSFDVYRRPQRFEEFIAACEMDARGRQGLEQRDYPQAAFLRGAALAAKAVAVQPLLEKGLKGPQLGEALKRERLNALKAYKVKHTA; this is encoded by the coding sequence ATGCAGATCTATAAAGTTGGCGGCGCGGTGCGTGACCGCCTGCTGGGCCGGCCTGTCACCGATGTCGACTGGGTCGTGGTCGGTGCCACCAGCGAGGAAATGCTCGCCCAGGGCTTTCGCCCGGTCGGAGCCGACTTCCCGGTGTTTCTCCACCCCAGAAGTGGCGAGGAATACGCCCTGGCTCGCACCGAACGCAAGAGCGGGCGCGGTTATGGCGGTTTCACCTTCCACGCCAGCCCCGAAGTCACCCTCGAAGAGGACCTGATCCGTCGCGACCTGACGATCAACGCCATGGCCGAGGACGATCATGGCCGACTGACCGACCCCTACCACGGCCAGCAGGATCTCGAAAACCGCCTCCTACGCCATGTTTCCCCGGCGTTCGCCGAAGATCCCCTACGCGTACTGCGTGTGGCCCGCTTCGCCGCGCGCTATGCCGGCCTCGGCTTCACCGTCGCGCCACAGACGCTCGCACTGATGCGCGAGCTGGCAGAATCGGGCGAGCTGGAAGCGCTGACACCTGAGCGCAGCTGGAAGGAAATCTCCCGCGCCCTGATGGAAGAGCAACCCCAGGTATTCATCCAGGTACTGCGCGACTGTGGCGCCCTGGCAGTCCTGTTTCCCGAACTCGACGCCTTGTTCGGCGTGCCGCAGCCCGCCGCGCATCATCCGGAAATCGACACGGGTCTGCATACCCTGAGCGTACTGGAGCAGGCCGCGCGTCATCAGCAGCCACTGACCGTGCGCTGGGCCTGCCTGCTGCACGACCTGGGCAAGGGACTCACCCCCGAGCAAGAGTGGCCGAGGCATATCGCCCATGAGGCCAGGGGACTGACACCGATCAAGGACGTCAACGAGCGCTACAAGGTGCCCCGCGACTGTCAGGAACTGGCCTTGCTGGTCTGCGAGTACCACACTCACGCCCATCGTGCACTGGAGTTGAAGGCTTCGACCCTGCTGGAGTTGCTGCAGAGTTTCGATGTCTATCGTCGTCCGCAACGTTTCGAGGAGTTCATCGCCGCCTGCGAGATGGATGCCCGCGGGCGCCAGGGACTGGAACAGCGGGATTATCCACAGGCCGCCTTCCTGCGCGGCGCAGCGCTGGCCGCCAAGGCCGTCGCGGTTCAGCCGCTGCTGGAAAAGGGCCTCAAGGGACCACAACTCGGCGAGGCGCTCAAGCGCGAGCGCCTGAATGCCCTCAAGGCCTACAAGGTAAAACACACTGCCTGA
- the folK gene encoding 2-amino-4-hydroxy-6-hydroxymethyldihydropteridine diphosphokinase has product MSLTQVYLGLGSNIERETHLCAGLDALAGFLTDIRCSAVFESQPVGIKSGPFFNLVVSALTDLPLMELDRRLKFIEADNGRYAPDRKGLPLDIDVLLYGEQVGNFDGLILPRAEILKNAFVLWPLSLIAPQKLHPEAGKSFATLWSEALIDQALSPVAFEWRGQQLTPSQLLTPAA; this is encoded by the coding sequence ATGTCGCTAACTCAGGTTTATCTCGGGCTCGGCAGCAATATCGAGCGCGAAACCCATTTGTGTGCGGGTCTCGATGCCCTGGCCGGGTTCCTGACGGATATCCGCTGCTCGGCGGTGTTCGAGAGCCAGCCGGTGGGGATCAAGAGCGGGCCGTTCTTCAACCTGGTGGTGTCGGCACTGACCGACCTGCCGTTGATGGAGCTGGATCGTCGATTGAAGTTCATCGAGGCCGACAACGGTCGCTATGCGCCGGACCGCAAGGGTTTGCCGCTGGATATCGACGTCCTGCTGTATGGCGAGCAGGTGGGTAATTTCGACGGGTTGATCCTGCCCCGCGCGGAAATCCTGAAAAATGCGTTCGTCTTGTGGCCATTGTCCTTGATCGCGCCGCAAAAGCTGCATCCTGAAGCCGGGAAGAGTTTTGCGACACTGTGGAGTGAGGCACTGATTGACCAGGCGTTGTCTCCTGTTGCATTCGAGTGGCGTGGACAGCAACTGACCCCTTCGCAATTGCTGACACCCGCTGCTTGA
- the folB gene encoding dihydroneopterin aldolase — protein MDRVFIEGLEVDTVIGAYDWERGIKQCLRLDLSFAWDNRPAAAGDDLTLALDYASVSARIQAFAEQSQFQLVETFAERLAEVLMSEFQIPWLHLKLTKPGAVAAARGVGVEIERGCR, from the coding sequence TTGGACAGAGTGTTTATCGAAGGCCTGGAAGTCGACACGGTGATCGGGGCCTACGACTGGGAGCGCGGCATCAAGCAATGCCTGCGTCTTGACCTCAGTTTCGCCTGGGACAACCGCCCAGCCGCGGCAGGGGATGACCTGACCCTGGCGCTCGACTACGCCAGCGTGTCGGCGCGCATCCAGGCTTTTGCCGAGCAGTCGCAGTTCCAGTTAGTGGAAACCTTCGCCGAGCGCCTGGCCGAAGTGCTCATGAGTGAATTCCAGATTCCCTGGCTGCACCTCAAGTTGACCAAGCCGGGGGCGGTTGCGGCTGCCCGGGGCGTGGGCGTGGAGATCGAGCGCGGATGTCGCTAA
- the plsY gene encoding glycerol-3-phosphate 1-O-acyltransferase PlsY, translating to MFWLLAILAYLLGSLSFAILLSRLTGTPDPRMSGSGNAGATNMLRLAGKKLAILTLLGDLLKGLLPVLIAGLADLTLQQQAWIGVCAVLGHLFPLYFRFRGGKGVATAAGMLLGLYPPAALLAIATWILTFYLTRTSSLAALIATPLTLPLLAWQEPAALLPMSVLTGLIVWRHRGNLRDLFAGRERHF from the coding sequence ATGTTTTGGTTACTGGCGATCCTCGCCTACCTGCTCGGCTCTCTGTCCTTCGCCATCTTGCTCAGCCGCCTGACCGGTACCCCCGATCCGCGAATGAGTGGCTCGGGCAATGCCGGCGCCACCAACATGCTGCGCCTGGCCGGCAAGAAACTGGCGATCCTGACCCTGCTCGGCGACCTGCTAAAGGGCCTGCTGCCGGTACTGATCGCCGGGCTCGCCGACCTGACACTGCAACAACAGGCCTGGATCGGCGTCTGTGCCGTCCTCGGCCACCTGTTTCCCCTGTACTTCCGCTTTCGCGGCGGCAAGGGCGTGGCGACGGCGGCCGGCATGCTGCTGGGGCTTTACCCACCGGCCGCGCTGCTGGCCATCGCCACCTGGATCCTGACCTTCTACCTCACCCGCACCAGTTCGCTGGCCGCGCTGATCGCCACGCCGCTGACCCTGCCACTGCTGGCCTGGCAGGAGCCGGCGGCGCTGCTGCCGATGAGCGTACTGACCGGACTGATCGTGTGGCGCCACCGTGGCAATCTACGCGACCTTTTCGCCGGCCGCGAACGGCATTTCTGA
- the tsaD gene encoding tRNA (adenosine(37)-N6)-threonylcarbamoyltransferase complex transferase subunit TsaD — protein sequence MLVLGLETSCDETGVALYDSERGLLADALFSQIDLHRAYGGVVPELASRDHVKRMLPLIRQVLAEADCAPTEIDAIAYTAGPGLVGALLVGASCAQALAFAWDIPALGVHHMEGHLLAPMLEEQPPEFPFVALLVSGGHTQLVKVDGIGQYSVLGESLDDAAGEAFDKTAKLIGLNYPGGPEIARLAEQGVPGRFVFPRPMCDRPGLEFSFSGLKTFALNTWQQCVSAGDDGEQTRCDISLAFQQAVVETLTFKCKRALKQTGMKRLVIAGGVSANKALRESLEKMLGDLKGEVFYARPRFCTDNGAMIAFAGCQRLQAGQHESLAISVQARWPMEQLPPL from the coding sequence ATGCTAGTACTGGGATTAGAAACCTCCTGCGACGAGACCGGCGTCGCGCTGTACGACAGTGAACGCGGACTCCTGGCCGATGCGCTGTTCAGCCAGATCGATCTGCACCGCGCCTATGGTGGCGTGGTGCCGGAGCTGGCTTCGCGCGACCACGTCAAACGCATGCTGCCGTTGATCCGCCAGGTGTTGGCCGAGGCCGATTGTGCACCGACGGAGATCGATGCGATCGCCTATACCGCCGGTCCGGGCCTGGTCGGTGCCTTGCTGGTCGGGGCCTCGTGCGCCCAGGCACTGGCGTTCGCCTGGGATATTCCTGCACTGGGCGTGCACCATATGGAGGGTCATCTGCTGGCGCCGATGCTCGAGGAGCAGCCACCGGAGTTTCCATTCGTGGCGCTGCTGGTCTCGGGTGGCCACACGCAGTTGGTCAAGGTCGACGGGATCGGCCAGTACAGCGTGTTGGGCGAAAGCCTGGACGATGCCGCCGGCGAAGCCTTCGACAAGACCGCGAAGCTGATCGGCCTGAATTATCCCGGTGGTCCGGAAATCGCACGGTTGGCCGAGCAGGGCGTGCCCGGACGCTTCGTGTTCCCGCGGCCGATGTGCGACCGACCGGGCCTGGAGTTCAGCTTCAGCGGCCTGAAGACCTTTGCCCTCAATACCTGGCAGCAGTGCGTCAGCGCTGGAGACGACGGTGAGCAAACCCGTTGCGACATCTCGCTGGCCTTCCAGCAGGCGGTGGTGGAGACTCTGACCTTCAAATGCAAGCGGGCCCTGAAGCAGACCGGTATGAAGCGCCTGGTGATCGCCGGTGGCGTCAGTGCGAACAAGGCCTTGCGCGAGTCCCTGGAGAAAATGCTCGGTGACCTGAAGGGCGAGGTGTTCTACGCGCGCCCCAGGTTCTGCACCGACAATGGCGCGATGATTGCCTTCGCCGGTTGCCAGCGCCTGCAGGCCGGGCAGCATGAGAGCCTGGCGATCAGCGTGCAGGCGCGTTGGCCGATGGAGCAGTTGCCGCCACTCTGA
- the rpsU gene encoding 30S ribosomal protein S21: MPAVKVKENEPFDVALRRFKRSCEKAGVLAEVRSREFYEKPTSERKRKAAAAVKRHAKKVQREQRRAVRLY, encoded by the coding sequence ATGCCAGCCGTCAAAGTTAAAGAGAACGAACCCTTCGACGTAGCTCTGCGTCGTTTCAAGCGCTCCTGCGAAAAAGCCGGTGTTCTGGCTGAAGTTCGTAGCCGCGAATTTTACGAGAAGCCAACTTCCGAGCGTAAGCGTAAAGCAGCAGCTGCTGTTAAGCGTCACGCCAAGAAAGTTCAGCGCGAACAGCGCCGCGCCGTTCGTCTGTACTAA